A region from the Natronorubrum halophilum genome encodes:
- a CDS encoding NAD(P)/FAD-dependent oxidoreductase, with the protein MVRIGIVGAGVAAAAAAHALETALENPSVTVLEKSRGLGGRAATRRRGDARYDYGANYVRSDDQRVVDLLTETLETEGLVDIVEPVWTFDNAGEVSEGRDADDHKWTYESGLTQLAKRLFARTDATIRRETRVETLLRDSEAGTWRLEDAAGDRWGPFDAVLLTPPAPQTAELLRSAEWDSDVRRSLVAAVGTVPYRTIWTGVFHYPFELEVPYYALVNTDKAHEIGWISREECKRGHVPSGESLLIVQANHEWSVDRFDEDPADTLEELAELTADVIGDDRLLEPDWTDHQGWRYALPEAGVDREPLERAEAEGLYCLGDWVAGEGRLHVALRRGLEVGERVSTEK; encoded by the coding sequence ATGGTACGAATCGGTATCGTCGGCGCCGGCGTGGCCGCCGCAGCCGCGGCGCATGCGCTCGAAACCGCGCTCGAGAACCCGTCGGTGACGGTCCTCGAGAAATCCCGCGGGCTGGGTGGGCGGGCGGCCACGCGACGCCGCGGCGACGCGCGCTACGATTACGGGGCGAATTACGTCAGGTCCGATGACCAGCGGGTGGTCGACCTCCTGACGGAGACGCTCGAGACCGAGGGGCTCGTCGACATCGTCGAACCGGTTTGGACGTTCGATAACGCGGGTGAGGTTTCGGAGGGCCGGGACGCCGACGACCACAAGTGGACCTACGAGTCAGGGCTGACCCAACTCGCGAAGCGACTCTTCGCCCGGACCGACGCGACGATTCGCCGCGAAACGCGCGTGGAGACGCTGCTCCGGGATTCCGAGGCCGGGACGTGGCGACTCGAGGACGCCGCCGGCGATCGGTGGGGTCCCTTCGATGCGGTGTTGCTAACCCCGCCGGCTCCACAGACCGCCGAACTGTTGCGATCGGCAGAGTGGGACAGCGACGTTCGACGATCGCTCGTCGCAGCCGTCGGGACCGTCCCCTATCGAACGATCTGGACGGGGGTCTTTCATTACCCGTTCGAACTCGAGGTGCCCTACTACGCGCTGGTCAACACTGACAAGGCCCACGAGATCGGCTGGATCTCCCGCGAGGAGTGTAAACGCGGCCACGTCCCCAGCGGCGAGTCGCTCCTGATCGTCCAGGCCAACCACGAGTGGTCCGTCGATCGCTTCGACGAGGATCCCGCGGACACTCTCGAGGAACTCGCCGAACTGACCGCGGACGTGATCGGTGACGACCGGCTGCTCGAGCCCGACTGGACGGACCACCAGGGCTGGCGGTACGCGCTACCGGAGGCGGGTGTCGACCGAGAACCGCTCGAGCGAGCCGAAGCCGAAGGCCTGTACTGTCTCGGCGACTGGGTCGCCGGCGAGGGTCGGTTACACGTCGCGTTACGGCGCGGTCTCGAGGTCGGTGAACGCGTTTCGACCGAAAAATAA